A single window of Chitinophaga sp. XS-30 DNA harbors:
- a CDS encoding SCO family protein: protein MPLAGYLIVDHYGKNVVHVPPYLIAERVDTIVKDGKTTYDTVYHQVKDFTLTNQLGEKVSLYDIKNRIVVVDFFFTSCPTICPTLTRNLKMVQEAYNKHDTLIQILSLTVDPERDTAQKLKAYADKYSIDPKNWWLLTGDKKEIYDLARYEFFVNAVQGDGGPDDFIHTEKFVVIDKDRYIRGYYNGLDTNDVRRMVNDIAVLHIAKDKKKPGLLKRLFSKN from the coding sequence GTGCCGCTGGCCGGTTACCTGATCGTGGACCATTACGGCAAAAATGTAGTGCATGTACCGCCCTACCTCATTGCCGAGCGGGTAGACACTATTGTGAAGGATGGGAAGACCACCTATGATACCGTGTATCACCAGGTGAAGGATTTCACGCTCACGAATCAGCTTGGGGAAAAGGTGAGCCTGTATGATATAAAGAACCGCATCGTGGTGGTGGATTTCTTTTTCACCAGTTGCCCCACCATCTGCCCCACCCTTACCCGCAACCTGAAGATGGTGCAGGAAGCGTATAACAAGCACGATACCCTCATCCAGATACTGTCTTTAACCGTTGACCCGGAAAGGGATACAGCGCAGAAACTGAAAGCCTATGCCGACAAATACAGCATTGATCCCAAGAACTGGTGGCTGCTGACCGGTGATAAAAAAGAGATATACGACCTGGCACGCTACGAATTTTTTGTGAATGCTGTGCAAGGCGATGGCGGTCCGGATGATTTCATCCATACCGAGAAATTTGTAGTGATAGATAAAGACCGTTACATCCGGGGGTATTACAATGGGCTGGATACGAATGATGTCCGCCGTATGGTGAATGACATTGCCGTGCTGCACATTGCAAAGGACAAAAAGAAGCCCGGCCTGCTGAAGCGGTTGTTCTCAAAAAACTGA
- a CDS encoding cytochrome C oxidase subunit IV family protein, whose translation MAHSHSATGEKDTAVKKIWRTFWILLGITVVEVGMAFVHLYTGWPSKLWLNSLFIILTFFKAFYIVAEFMHLRHEVKNLIMTILFPLLLFVWFIIAFLADGDSWKNMRRDLSPGTPAPKEAPAQQPAHH comes from the coding sequence ATGGCGCATTCACATTCTGCAACAGGCGAGAAAGATACAGCCGTAAAGAAAATATGGAGGACCTTCTGGATACTCCTGGGCATCACCGTAGTGGAAGTAGGGATGGCATTCGTGCACCTGTACACCGGATGGCCGAGCAAATTATGGCTTAACTCGCTGTTCATCATACTCACGTTCTTCAAGGCTTTCTATATCGTAGCCGAGTTCATGCACCTCAGACATGAAGTGAAGAACCTGATCATGACCATCCTGTTCCCGCTGTTGCTCTTCGTATGGTTCATTATCGCATTCCTTGCGGATGGTGATTCCTGGAAGAACATGCGGAGAGACCTTTCCCCGGGGACACCGGCTCCAAAGGAAGCTCCGGCGCAACAGCCTGCTCATCATTAA
- a CDS encoding cytochrome c oxidase subunit 3, which produces MDNAVTAKKKWWSGGHSPFSVSYGKLMMWYFLISDAFTFGALLISYGTQRFMAEAWPDPNVVFHSFPFMGHMNLPLVFVSLMTFILIMSSVTMVLAVHAGHNRDKQGVIKWLVLTIIGGAMFLGCQAWEWTHLHEVSAWWGSNPFNNADGSAPISTNFTDFFFTITGFHGVHVTSGVVLNIIVLINTMKGTYEQRGHYEMVEKVGLYWHFVDLVWVFVFTCFYLL; this is translated from the coding sequence ATGGATAACGCAGTAACAGCGAAGAAAAAATGGTGGAGTGGCGGGCATTCGCCTTTCAGCGTGAGCTACGGCAAGTTGATGATGTGGTATTTCCTGATCTCCGATGCCTTCACGTTCGGCGCATTGCTGATCTCTTACGGCACACAACGTTTCATGGCTGAAGCCTGGCCCGACCCCAACGTGGTTTTCCATTCATTCCCCTTTATGGGGCATATGAATCTCCCGCTGGTGTTCGTGAGCCTGATGACCTTCATCCTGATCATGAGCTCCGTGACCATGGTACTGGCGGTGCATGCCGGGCATAACCGCGATAAGCAGGGGGTGATCAAATGGCTGGTGCTCACCATCATCGGTGGAGCCATGTTCCTTGGCTGCCAGGCCTGGGAATGGACGCACCTGCACGAGGTCAGCGCATGGTGGGGCAGCAATCCTTTCAACAATGCTGACGGTTCTGCACCGATTTCTACGAACTTTACCGACTTCTTCTTCACCATCACCGGTTTCCACGGTGTACACGTAACCTCCGGTGTAGTGCTGAATATCATTGTGCTCATCAATACCATGAAAGGTACATATGAACAGCGCGGCCACTATGAAATGGTGGAAAAAGTTGGATTGTACTGGCACTTTGTAGACCTGGTATGGGTATTCGTATTCACCTGTTTCTACCTGCTGTAA
- a CDS encoding cytochrome c oxidase subunit 3, with amino-acid sequence MNAQRNKIHPHKYSMWIAMASITMMFIGFTSAYVVKRSQANWLSFELPSIFWVSTVLILLSSLTIHLALRRFKARSMAGYKSLITLTALLGIAFTVCQVIGFADMKDHGLALDSTVSASFIYVIAGVHILHVLGGVVVLLILFFRAYRTKIRTYSAVPIEVAATYWHFVDGLWIYLLIFFSLAR; translated from the coding sequence ATGAACGCACAAAGAAACAAGATACATCCGCACAAGTACTCCATGTGGATCGCTATGGCCAGCATCACAATGATGTTCATAGGGTTCACGAGCGCTTATGTGGTTAAACGTTCACAGGCAAACTGGCTGAGCTTTGAGTTGCCATCGATCTTCTGGGTGTCCACAGTACTGATCCTGCTGAGCAGCCTGACGATCCACCTGGCGCTGCGCCGCTTCAAAGCCCGCAGCATGGCCGGTTACAAATCGCTGATCACATTGACCGCGCTGCTGGGGATCGCATTCACCGTTTGCCAGGTGATCGGGTTTGCCGACATGAAGGATCACGGTCTGGCGCTGGACAGCACGGTATCGGCTTCGTTCATCTACGTGATCGCCGGTGTGCATATCCTGCACGTACTGGGTGGTGTAGTGGTGCTGCTGATCCTGTTCTTCAGGGCTTACCGTACGAAGATCAGGACCTACAGCGCAGTACCGATAGAAGTGGCCGCCACATACTGGCATTTTGTAGACGGGCTTTGGATATACCTGCTGATATTTTTCAGCTTGGCACGATAA
- the cyoE gene encoding heme o synthase — protein sequence MSLSYAIASRVKDYFMMMKFTLTFLVVFSCVVAYLLVPGVEFDLIKVLLLFTGGILVSGSANTINQILEKDTDKLMARTAVRPLPAGRLSVSEASVVALVTGAAGLAILGFGFNWLSAGVSLFSLVLYGFVYTPWKKWNSLAVLVGAIPGALPPLIGWAAGANNLSEGGWTLFAIQFLWQFPHFWAIAWVAHTDYTRAGFRLMPSEKGPGKMIALQSAMYALLLIPAGVAPYLLGITGRFSAIVAILIGGFYLYRAIMLYRKCDVPSARKLMFGSYIYLAVILLGLLFDKVKL from the coding sequence TTGTCTTTATCATACGCCATTGCAAGCAGGGTGAAGGATTACTTCATGATGATGAAGTTCACCCTCACGTTTTTGGTCGTGTTTTCCTGTGTGGTGGCTTACCTGCTGGTACCGGGAGTGGAATTTGACCTTATAAAAGTTCTTTTATTATTTACAGGTGGTATCCTGGTATCCGGTTCCGCCAACACCATCAACCAGATACTGGAGAAGGATACGGACAAGCTGATGGCGCGTACGGCGGTAAGGCCGTTGCCCGCCGGGAGGCTTTCTGTTTCCGAAGCCAGTGTAGTGGCTTTGGTGACCGGTGCGGCCGGGCTGGCCATCCTGGGGTTCGGGTTTAACTGGCTGAGCGCAGGTGTGAGCCTTTTTTCCCTGGTGCTGTACGGATTCGTGTACACCCCCTGGAAGAAATGGAATTCGCTGGCAGTGCTGGTGGGCGCTATTCCGGGAGCATTGCCTCCGCTGATCGGCTGGGCAGCCGGCGCCAACAACCTTTCCGAAGGAGGATGGACGCTGTTCGCTATCCAGTTCCTGTGGCAGTTCCCGCACTTCTGGGCCATCGCCTGGGTAGCGCATACGGATTATACCCGGGCCGGCTTCCGGCTGATGCCTTCGGAAAAAGGGCCAGGCAAGATGATCGCGCTGCAATCGGCCATGTATGCCCTGTTGCTGATCCCTGCCGGCGTAGCACCCTACCTGTTGGGCATTACCGGTCGTTTTTCAGCCATCGTGGCGATCCTGATCGGCGGGTTCTACCTGTACAGGGCTATCATGCTCTACCGGAAATGTGATGTGCCTTCCGCCAGGAAACTGATGTTCGGATCATATATTTACCTGGCAGTGATATTACTGGGGCTGTTGTTTGATAAAGTAAAACTGTGA
- a CDS encoding cbb3-type cytochrome c oxidase subunit I, protein MSNEATLHSQDLSHHGHVEHGHGNGHDGHDHHHEETFISKYVFSMDHKMIAKQFLITGIIWAIIGAFFSVLFRLQLGYPDATFPWLESMLGHWAEGGRITAEAYYALVTMHGTILVFFVLTAGLSGTFSNLLIPLQVGARDMASPFMNMLSYWFFFLASCVMMSSLFVQTGPASGGWTSYPPLSALGDASIGSKIGMDLWLVSMALFVVSSLLGSLNYISTILNMRTKGMSMTKMPLTIWAFFFTAVLGVLSFPVLLSGFILLLFDRHGGTSFYLSELFVQGKVLPNEGGSAILYQHLFWFLGHPEVYIIILPAMGMVSEILAVSSRKPIFGYLAMVGSIFAITILAFLVWAHHMFVTGLNPFLGAFFVLLTLLIAVPSAIKVFNWITTIWRGNIRFTPASLFSIGFVSTFISGGLTGIWLGNSAIDIHLHDTYFVIAHFHIVMGVSAFFGMFAGIYHWFPKMYGRFMNQTLGFIHFWITLAGAYLIFWPMHYEGMAGMPRRYFDYSNWASFSMFEGLNQFISFVVIIVFATQLLFVFNFFYSIFKGRKLTTPNPWEATTLEWTTPINPGHGNWPGEIPEVHRWAYDYSKDGKDFIPQTVPVSPDESGH, encoded by the coding sequence ATGAGTAACGAAGCAACATTGCACAGTCAAGATTTATCGCATCACGGCCACGTGGAGCATGGGCATGGGAATGGTCACGATGGCCACGACCATCATCATGAGGAAACCTTCATTTCGAAGTATGTTTTCAGCATGGACCATAAGATGATTGCCAAGCAATTCCTCATTACCGGTATCATCTGGGCCATCATTGGTGCATTCTTCTCTGTTCTGTTCCGTTTGCAACTGGGTTATCCGGACGCTACTTTCCCCTGGCTGGAAAGCATGCTGGGCCACTGGGCTGAAGGTGGCAGGATCACTGCCGAAGCATACTATGCCCTGGTGACCATGCACGGTACCATCCTGGTATTCTTCGTACTGACTGCCGGCCTGAGCGGTACCTTCTCCAACCTGCTGATTCCCTTGCAGGTAGGTGCGCGTGATATGGCTTCCCCTTTCATGAACATGCTCAGCTACTGGTTCTTCTTCCTGGCCAGCTGCGTGATGATGAGCTCCCTGTTCGTGCAGACCGGTCCGGCTTCCGGCGGATGGACTTCCTATCCTCCCCTGAGCGCACTGGGCGACGCTTCTATCGGTTCCAAGATTGGTATGGACCTCTGGCTGGTGAGCATGGCACTGTTCGTGGTGTCGTCCCTCCTGGGTTCCCTGAACTATATTTCCACCATCCTGAACATGCGTACAAAAGGCATGAGCATGACCAAGATGCCACTCACCATCTGGGCGTTCTTCTTCACGGCTGTGCTCGGCGTATTGTCCTTCCCCGTTCTGCTGAGTGGTTTCATCCTCCTGTTGTTCGACCGCCACGGCGGTACCAGCTTCTATCTGAGCGAACTGTTCGTACAGGGTAAAGTGCTGCCGAATGAAGGCGGTTCCGCTATCCTTTACCAGCACTTGTTCTGGTTCCTGGGTCACCCTGAGGTGTACATCATCATCCTGCCGGCCATGGGTATGGTATCGGAAATACTGGCGGTAAGTTCCCGCAAGCCGATTTTCGGGTACCTGGCGATGGTAGGCTCTATCTTTGCGATCACCATCCTGGCATTCCTCGTATGGGCGCACCACATGTTCGTTACGGGCCTGAACCCGTTCCTCGGCGCGTTCTTCGTATTGCTGACATTGCTGATCGCCGTGCCCTCGGCCATCAAGGTATTCAACTGGATCACGACCATCTGGCGCGGGAATATCCGGTTCACACCGGCATCCCTCTTCTCCATCGGTTTTGTGAGCACCTTTATTTCCGGTGGTCTGACCGGTATCTGGCTGGGTAACTCCGCTATCGACATCCACCTGCACGATACCTATTTCGTTATCGCGCACTTCCATATTGTAATGGGTGTATCCGCATTCTTCGGGATGTTCGCCGGTATTTACCACTGGTTCCCGAAAATGTACGGCCGTTTCATGAACCAGACGCTGGGTTTCATCCACTTCTGGATCACCTTGGCAGGCGCTTACCTGATCTTCTGGCCGATGCACTATGAAGGTATGGCCGGTATGCCCCGCCGTTACTTCGATTATTCCAACTGGGCTTCATTCAGCATGTTTGAAGGGCTGAACCAGTTCATCAGCTTTGTGGTGATCATTGTGTTCGCAACACAGTTGTTATTTGTTTTCAACTTCTTCTACAGCATATTCAAGGGCCGTAAGCTCACCACACCGAATCCGTGGGAAGCTACAACACTCGAATGGACGACCCCGATCAACCCCGGTCACGGTAACTGGCCCGGCGAGATCCCGGAAGTACACCGCTGGGCTTACGATTACAGCAAGGATGGGAAGGACTTCATTCCGCAGACCGTCCCTGTATCGCCCGACGAGTCCGGCCACTAG
- a CDS encoding cytochrome c oxidase subunit II, with protein MSGFLAVLVVVLIFVVIFQIAKASEYVSILKGEKKSREQSNRINGFLMVAFLVLGLIGVWWCHDLLEDRMLGESASVQGEGIDQLIKVTFIITLVVFIATQILLFWFAFKYQEKEGRKAFYFPHNNKLEVIWTVIPAIVLTVLVAFGIRHWLRITSEAPKDAMIVEVTGAQFKWMVRYPGKDGQLGRKHYTLINEAQSNPVGQDWTDTLNHDDFVAPELHVVVDKNVKLIIGSRDVVHDVGLPHFRLKMDAVPGIPTTLWFTPKYTTAEMRKRTGNPDFVYELACDQMCGVGHYSMKANIVVETQEEYDAWVAAQPTQYAQAHPADAPAEKPAAADSTATALTMK; from the coding sequence ATGTCAGGATTTTTAGCAGTTTTAGTTGTTGTTCTCATATTCGTCGTGATCTTCCAGATCGCGAAAGCAAGCGAATATGTGTCCATTCTGAAAGGTGAAAAGAAATCGCGTGAGCAATCCAACCGCATCAACGGTTTCCTGATGGTGGCATTCCTGGTGTTGGGATTGATAGGGGTGTGGTGGTGCCATGATCTCCTGGAAGACAGAATGCTCGGAGAATCCGCTTCCGTTCAGGGGGAAGGTATTGACCAATTGATCAAGGTGACGTTCATCATCACCCTGGTCGTGTTCATTGCCACCCAGATCCTGTTGTTCTGGTTCGCTTTCAAATACCAGGAGAAAGAAGGCCGTAAAGCATTTTACTTCCCGCATAACAATAAACTGGAAGTGATCTGGACCGTGATCCCGGCTATCGTGCTCACCGTACTGGTGGCATTCGGTATCCGCCACTGGCTCCGTATCACCTCTGAAGCACCAAAGGACGCAATGATCGTGGAAGTGACCGGCGCACAGTTCAAATGGATGGTACGCTATCCCGGTAAAGACGGACAGCTGGGCCGCAAACACTATACGCTGATCAATGAAGCCCAGAGCAATCCTGTAGGGCAGGACTGGACGGATACGCTGAATCATGACGACTTTGTGGCTCCCGAACTGCATGTTGTAGTGGACAAGAACGTAAAGCTGATCATCGGTTCCCGCGATGTGGTGCATGATGTTGGCCTGCCGCACTTCCGCCTGAAAATGGACGCTGTGCCGGGCATCCCCACCACCCTGTGGTTTACGCCGAAGTACACCACCGCTGAAATGAGAAAACGTACCGGTAACCCGGATTTTGTATATGAACTGGCTTGTGATCAGATGTGCGGTGTGGGCCACTACTCCATGAAAGCGAATATTGTTGTGGAAACACAGGAGGAATACGATGCATGGGTGGCCGCTCAGCCTACCCAATATGCACAGGCGCATCCCGCTGATGCCCCTGCGGAGAAACCGGCAGCGGCTGATTCAACCGCCACGGCATTGACAATGAAGTAA
- a CDS encoding quinol:cytochrome C oxidoreductase — MKDQFVVPARLKTTSFVLLGIGLLTLLIGLFAFSGEHGSTRFWAGLLQNSTFFLMVVLASTFFIAATTLAHGGWQIGFRRVPEAISMAVPVLGVIVLIVLGFLIFGDKGHVYHWIHPEGDRILEFKSPFLNPAFVSIASVITVGLWIALTIKLRKMSLQEDTWSMTAEKAKSLVWRNTVWCAGFIVVFALSVGSTTPWIWLMSIDAHWFSTMYSWYTFASTWVSGLSLIALFVIYLKGKGYLPWVTDEHLHDLGKFMFAFSIFWTYLWFSQYMLIWYANMPEETIYFQPRVWGPWRPVFFLNLILNFICPLLILMKRATKRNYTVIAFMAVLIIFGHWLDFYQMVMPGTVRELHFPWFELGIGLGFVGLIIWITANQLAKAPLVPKNHPYLKESIIHHT; from the coding sequence ATGAAGGACCAATTTGTAGTACCGGCAAGATTAAAAACGACCAGCTTCGTGCTTTTGGGTATTGGCTTGCTGACTTTATTGATCGGATTATTTGCATTCTCTGGCGAGCATGGCTCCACCCGTTTCTGGGCAGGCCTGCTGCAGAACAGCACCTTCTTCCTGATGGTGGTGTTGGCCAGTACCTTCTTCATTGCTGCCACCACCCTGGCGCATGGCGGATGGCAGATCGGTTTCCGCAGGGTGCCGGAGGCTATCTCCATGGCTGTGCCTGTGCTCGGCGTGATCGTACTGATCGTGCTGGGATTCCTGATCTTCGGGGACAAAGGGCATGTTTACCACTGGATCCATCCGGAAGGCGACAGGATACTGGAATTCAAATCCCCTTTCCTGAACCCGGCATTTGTGTCCATTGCTTCGGTGATCACAGTAGGCCTTTGGATCGCGTTGACCATCAAGCTGCGCAAAATGTCCCTGCAGGAAGATACCTGGTCCATGACAGCAGAAAAGGCTAAAAGCCTCGTCTGGAGAAATACCGTATGGTGCGCAGGCTTTATTGTTGTTTTCGCATTGTCCGTTGGTTCCACCACACCCTGGATCTGGCTGATGAGCATAGACGCGCACTGGTTCTCCACCATGTACAGCTGGTACACATTTGCCAGCACCTGGGTATCAGGCCTGTCCCTCATTGCATTATTTGTGATTTACCTGAAAGGAAAAGGTTACCTGCCCTGGGTAACCGATGAGCACCTGCATGACCTGGGCAAGTTCATGTTCGCATTCAGCATCTTCTGGACTTACCTCTGGTTCTCCCAGTACATGCTGATCTGGTACGCCAACATGCCGGAGGAGACCATCTATTTCCAGCCGCGTGTATGGGGCCCCTGGAGGCCGGTGTTCTTCCTGAACCTGATCCTCAACTTTATCTGCCCGCTGTTGATATTAATGAAACGCGCTACCAAACGTAATTATACCGTAATTGCTTTTATGGCGGTGCTCATCATATTCGGTCACTGGCTCGATTTCTACCAGATGGTAATGCCCGGCACGGTTCGTGAGCTGCATTTCCCCTGGTTTGAACTGGGTATCGGTCTTGGTTTCGTTGGCCTGATCATCTGGATCACTGCCAACCAGCTTGCGAAAGCACCGCTGGTTCCGAAAAACCATCCGTACCTGAAAGAAAGTATCATACACCACACCTGA
- a CDS encoding c-type cytochrome → MKRTSNILIVAALAGGALLSACNKGAHNRKPGKIYVPDMYESRAYEFYNGRLASMKPVEGTVKRGAMLPYHLKAEDTAQANSVRNPLTVDEAGIKEGKRLFDIYCGVCHGTKLDGNGPLYKGGDGPYSAAPPAFLTGKLMGYSEGRIFHVITYGFNMMGSYASQLDAEQRWKVVAYIKNMQNGGEAPATPAADSTAASAAPAAVVAAK, encoded by the coding sequence ATGAAAAGGACTTCCAACATACTGATTGTAGCTGCTTTGGCTGGTGGGGCTTTGCTCTCCGCCTGTAACAAGGGAGCGCATAATAGAAAGCCCGGCAAGATCTATGTGCCAGACATGTATGAATCCCGTGCGTACGAGTTCTACAATGGCCGCCTTGCAAGCATGAAGCCGGTGGAAGGCACAGTGAAGAGAGGAGCAATGCTGCCCTATCACCTGAAAGCGGAGGATACCGCACAGGCAAACAGCGTAAGGAACCCGCTGACCGTAGATGAAGCAGGTATCAAAGAAGGCAAGCGCCTGTTCGATATTTATTGCGGCGTATGCCACGGCACCAAGCTGGATGGCAACGGCCCGCTTTACAAAGGTGGCGACGGTCCGTATTCCGCAGCTCCCCCGGCTTTTCTCACCGGCAAGCTGATGGGCTACAGTGAAGGACGTATATTCCATGTGATCACTTACGGGTTCAATATGATGGGAAGCTACGCCAGCCAGCTGGATGCGGAGCAGCGCTGGAAAGTAGTGGCCTATATAAAAAATATGCAGAACGGCGGTGAAGCGCCTGCAACACCTGCAGCTGATTCAACTGCAGCTTCGGCCGCACCTGCAGCAGTGGTAGCTGCCAAATAA